CGTGCTCTCGCCGGTCGTCTCGGCGGCGCTTGGCCTCTCGGTCGTCGACATGGTCATCCTGTTTCCGACCTACAACGGCATCTTCGCGCTGCCGCTGGCGGCGGTGTTGCTGTTCTGGGCGGTCAATGACCGCGAGACCATGGGCCAGTACACCAACTCCCTGAAGCTCAACGTGGTCAACGCGACGCTCGTCCTCTTGGCGATCGTTCTCGCGGTCTCCTCTGCGCGGGACTTCGTCGGGATGCTCTTCGGCGGCGGCCTGTAGACCGTCCCGTCCCAGTGCGGGCCTCGCGGTCGATACCGCCAGCGCGGTCCGCGTATCGACCACCAGACTTACCACGCCCGACGGTTTTCGGCCGATAGTGTCGCCCGAACTCGCCGTCCTCCTCGCAGTGATCGCCCTGTTCGCGGGCGTTGGGATCACCGCGATCGGACCCGGCGGCGTCTTCGTGACGGTCGCCCTGTTCGCACTCGCGCCCCTCTCGACCGCGGAGGTCGCGGGCACCGCGAGCGCGACGTTCGTCGCGACCGGCCTGCTGGGCAGCGCCGTCTACTTCCAATCGGGCGAGTTCGCGCAGGGTCACGCCCGCGAGATGGCGATCGTCCTGAGCGCGACGAGCGTCCTCGGGGCGCTCGCGGGTTCGCAGCTCAACCTCGTCCTCCCCGAGCGCGTCTTCGGGTATCTCCTGTCGGTCTTCGTCACCACTATCGGCGCGGTGATCGTCTATCGCGAGCACGTGGGCCTAAAGCCCTCGAACCGGCTCGACAGCGTTCCCGACCGCCAGCGCCGGGTGCTGATCGGCGGGGTCGGCCTCGGGATCGGGATCCTGGGGGGGTTGCTCGGCGTCGGCGGGCCCGTCGTCGCCGTACCGGTGTTGGTGGTACTGGGCGTGCCGATGCTCGTCGCGGTCGCCGTCGCGCAGGTCCAGTCGGTCTTCATCTCGACGTTCGCGACCGCCGGCTACGCGCTCTCGGGGGCGGTGTCGATCCCCGTCGCCGTCCTGATCGGGATCCCCCAACTGGTGGGCGTCCTCGCCGGCTGGAAGGTCGCCCACCTGGTCGATCCCCACCGACTTCGGATCGTACTGGGGGCCGTGCTCGTGACGGTCGGACCGCTGCTCCTTCTCTGAAAATCCCCCGCACTCGCTCGACAGCGGGCGCTTCGCCTCCTTGTGTCCACCAGACCGCCGGTTCGCGGCGCGCGATTCCACGCTGCGTTCGAGTACCAGCCCTTTTCCGCCCTCCTCGAGCGTCGCCGGAAGTGGCGATCGTACACCTACCGGCCATCGCACCGCAACCGACGGCGACCGCACTGCTCCCGAATAGCCCCCGCGCTTTTGCCGTGGGCCGTCGTAGCTACCCGCATGGCCGAGAGGATACTCGTTCCGATCGACGACTCGGACCGGTCGACCGAGGCGGTGGAGTTCGCCTTCGACGAACACCCGGAGGCCGCGTTCGTCGCCCTGCACGTCCACGAACCGGTCTACGGCGAAGGGTTCGCGTGGCGCGAGCGCGAGGATGCGACGGAGGACGACGACGTCGAGGCACTGTTCGAGCGCCTTGAGGGGATCGCGGAGAAACACGGGGTGAGCATCGAGACGGTGACCAGCGAGGGCAAACCCTCCGACGAAATCATCGAGTACGTCGAATCGAATCCGATCGACGCGATCGTCATGGGATCGCACGGCCGGTCGGGGGCCTCGCGGGTCCTCTTGGGCAGCGTCGCCGAGACGGTCACGCGACGCTCGCCCGTGCCGGTGACGGTCGTTCGCTGAGTGGTGACAACCGGAGCGAACCGGGAAGCAACTCGTTACAACCGCGATCCACTGATCGCCCGACATCGGGGCGTTCGAGGGGCAACGACAACGCTTATGCGCGCGCCACGACACCCTTTCGAGAGAGAATGGGCGCGATAGAGGACGTGTACTCGGACCTCGATACCGACGTGTCCCTCGAGGAGTTCGAGGACGCAGTCGAGGCGAAAGTCGAGCAGATGGGCGGGCTCGCGGACGAGGAGACCGCCGCGATGTTGATCGCCCACGAACTGCGCGACGAGGAGGTGACGGGGATCAGTGACATCGAACCGGGGATGGACGAGGTGAAGTTCCTCGCGAAGGTCACCGGCGTCGGCGAACTCCGCACCTTCGAGCGCGACGAGGAGGACGAGGACGGCATGGTGATCAACGTCGAGGCCGCCGATGCGACCGGCTCGGTCAGGCTCGCCTTCTGGGACGAACAGGCCAAAGCCATCGAGAACGAGGGCATGGAACAGGGCACCGTCCTCCGGGTGAAGGGCCGCCCCAAGGAGGGGTACAACGGGCTCGAAGTCAGCGTCACCCAGGCAGAAGAGGACCCCGACGCCGAGGTCGACGTCGATATCCGGGACACCTACCGGATCGAGGACCTCTCGATGGGGCTCTCGGACGTCGATCTCAAGGGCAAGGTGCTCGCGACCGACGGCGTGCGGACCTTCGACCGGGACGACGGCTCCGAAGGGAGAGTGGCGAACCTGACCCTCGGCGACGAAACGGGGAGGATCAGGATCACCCTCTGGGACGAGCGCACCGAGGCCACGGAGGCGTTCTCGGCGGGCGAGTCCGTCGAAATCGTCGACGGCTACGTCCGCGAGCGAAACGGCGAGTTGGAGCTCCACGTCGGCAATCGCGGGGCGATCGAGGGGATAGAAGACGAAATCGAGTACGTCCCGGAGACGACCGCGATCGAGGACTTGGCAATCGAGGACGTCGCGGATATCGGCGGTGTGGTCCGTTCGGCGGACCCGAAACGCACCTTCGACCGGGACGACGGCTCGGAGGGCCAAGTGAGGAACGTACGGATCCAGGACGAAACCGGCGACATCCGGGTCGCGATGTGGGGCGAGAAAGCCGACATCGAGATGGGACCGGGCGATACCGTCCAGTTCGCCGACGTCGAGATCCAGGACGGCTGGCAGGACGACATCGAGGCCTCTGCGGGCTGGCGCGCGACGGTGACGGTCACCGATTCGGGCTCCTCGGCCCCGACGGCCGGTGGGGGCGATTCGGACTCCGCGGAACTCTCGTCGTTCGGCGACGACGGGTCGGCCGCCGGCACTGCGGAGTCGGCAGGAAGCGAGAACGCGTCGGGCTCGGCGGAATCGGTCGACTCCGAGACGGGCCCGTCGGCGGGCGACGGGGACGCAGAGACCGTCGAGTTCACCGGGACGGTCGTCCAGCCGGGCGACCCCGCGAAGCTCGATGACGGCACGGAAACCGTCTCGGTACACACGAGCGAGGAACTCTCGCTGGGCGAGGAGGTCACGGTCCGGGGGCCGATGCGCGAGGGACGGATCGACGCCGAGGACGTCGTTTAGAACCTTTTTTCATTATCGGCCCCGAGTATCGGGTATGTCACAACAGCGCATGGAGCCGGCAAGCGCGACGCTCGCTCACTGGTCGAGCCCCGACGGCGACCCGCCGACGATCGTCGAGGGCGAGGGGTGTTACGTGACCGACAGCGAGGGGACCGAGCACCTCGATTTCATCGCCCAGCTCTACTGTGTGAACGCCGGCCACGGCAACGGGCGCATCAACGCGGCGATCGAAGAGCAGCTCTCGAAGGTGGCGTACGTCTCCTCGGCGAAACACAACGACACGCGCGACCGCCTCGCAGACGAACTCGCCGAGATCGCGCCCGGAGACCTCTCGAACACCTTCTTCTCGGTGTCGGGCAGCGAGGCCAACGAGGCGGCCGTCCAGATCGCCCGCGAGTACACGGGCGCGCCGAAGGTGCTCACGCGCTATCAGTCCTATCACGGCGGGACCTACGGCGCGGGGAGCCTAACTGGCGATCCCTCCACCAGAGCGGCGCTCGAACCCTACGGCGGGACGGCCACTGGAAAGTTCCTGCCGCCGCTGCCGGAGGCGTTCGACGCCGAGGGCGAGGAGCTGGCGGCGAAGGCGGCCGATCACCTGGAGTACGTGATCCGCAACGAGGGCCACGAGACCGTCGGAGCCGTGTTGATGGAGCCGGTCGCCGGCACCAGCGGCGCGTACCCCGCCCCGCCCGGCTACTTCGAGCGGGTGCGCGAGATCTGTGATACGTACGACGTGCTGCTGATCGCCGACGAGGTGATCACCGGCTTCGGGCGCTGTGGCGAGTGGTTCGGGATCCAAACCGAGGGCGTCGAGCCGGACATGCTCACCTTCGCGAAAGGCGTCACGAGCGCGTATGCGCCCCTCGCTGGCGTGCTCGTCGGCCCGGAGATCGCTGCGAGCGTCCGGGAGGGTGGCTACGACCTCGGACAGACCTTCGGGGGCCATCCCCTCTCGTGTGCAGCGGGACTGGGCGCGCTTGAGGTCTACCGGGACGGGCTGCTCGACAACGTCCGCGAGAACGCGGCGTACTTCGAGAGCGAGCTCGGGGAGCTAGAAGCACACGACGCCGTCGCGGACGTCCGCGGCCGGGGCTTTCTGTGGGGGGTCACGTTCAGGGACGGCGACGAGCCGTTCGTCGACCCGTGGGTCGAACCGGACGTGGAGAACCCGGTGGAGGCGGTGCTCGAAGACGCTGCCGACCGGAACGTCATGTTGGGGTCGGGTCGGCCGTCGACCCAGGTCATCTGTGCGCCGCCGCTGTGTGCGGGCCGCGAGGAGATCGACGCGGGCGTCGCCGCCCTCGGGGCGGCGATCGAGCGCGTCTTCGGGTGAGACGACGAAAACGCTTAAGCGTCCCTGCGGATGGTTTGGTGTATGAGCGTCGAGTTGCCGTTCGCGCCGGTTGATACGATCATCCGGCGCAACGCCGGTGGGTTGCGCGTCAGTGCCGAAGCGACGGCGGAACTCGCCGAACTGATCCAACGACGGGGGGCCTCGATCGCAGCGGGAGCGACCGACGCGGCCGACGCCGAGGGCAGGAAGACCCTGATGCCCGCCGATTTCGGCGTCGAGGAGGTGGTCGATCCCGACACCCTCGAACTGCCGATCGCGCCGGTCGACCGGATCGCCAGACTGGACATCGACGACCGCTATCGGGTCTCGATGGACGCACGCATCGCGCTAGCACAGCTCCTGGAAGCCGATGCGGACGACGTCGCCGACGGGGCGGTAACGCTCGCACGCCACGCGGATCGGCGGACGGTGAAAGCCGAGGACATACGGACGTACGTCGAACTGGTCACATGAGACACGGGACACAGGCATGAGATTCGGATACAGCGACACCTGCCTCGAGCACGACACCGGGGGACGCCACCCCGAGACGCCGGACCGGCTCCGAGCGATCAAACGCGGGCTCACCAAGAAACACGGCGTCGAGTACGTCGAGGGCGATCCCGCGTCCGTCTCGGCCATCGAGGCGGTCCACGACCCCGAGTACGTCGCCGAAGTCGAGGAGTTCTGCGCATCGGGCGGGGGCAACTGGGACCCCGACACCGTCGCCGTCGAGGAGACGTGGGACGCCGCACTCCAGAGTGCCGGGCTCGCCCAGTGGGCGGCCGAAACCGCCCTCGCGGGCGAGCAGGGACGGGACACCCCGTTTTCGATCGGCCGGCCGCCGGGCCACCACGCGCTGTCGGACGACGCCATGGGCTTTTGTTTCTTCAACAACGCCGCCGTCGCCGCCCAGGCCGCCCGAGAGGAGGTCGACCGGGTCGCGATCGTCGACTGGGACGTCCACCACGGCAATGGAACCCAGGAGATCTTCGAGGAGCGCTCGGACGTCTTTTATGCCTCGCTGCACGAGGACGGCCTCTATCCGGGGACGGGCGACGCCGAGGAGATCGGTACCGGCGAGGGCGAGGGGACGACCTGTAACGTCTCGCTTCCCGCCGGCACCGACGACGGGGGCTACCTGTACACCGTCGAGGAGGTCCTCGCACCGGTCATCGAGCGCTTCGACCCCGGCCTGCTCGTCATCAGCGCCGGCTTCGACGCCCATCGCCACGACCCAATCTCACGGATGCGCGTCTCGACGGACGGCTTTGGCCACCTCACGATCGCGCTGCGGGAGATCGCCGACGCCGCCGATGCGCCCATCGCGTTCGTTCTGGAAGGTGGGTACGGCCTCGATACCCTCTCGGAGGGGGTCGCGATGGTCCACGAGGTCTTCGACGGTCACACCCCCGTCGAGAACGAGTCGGGGCCCGACGAGGACGTCGAGGAGCTCGTCGCCGAGCTCCGGGAGCATCACGGGCTGGGGTCGTAGTAGCGCGCGAGTTCGACCTCGAACTCGGGGAGGAGTCCGAGCAGGTCCTCGCCGACCAGCAGGTCGTAACCCGACCCGAGTGCGCGCTCGACGTCCGGGCCGAGTGCCACCGAGGACAGCCCGCCCTCCAGACACGCCGCCGCCGAGGTGTACTCCCGGTCGCGCTCGACGACGTAACGCCCCCGTTCGACGAACGGCCCGTAGGCGCCGGTTGGCTCGTACTTTTCGTAGAACGCGGCGGCGTGATCGCCGACGTGGACCGGCGGGCCGACGTGGCGCTCGAC
The DNA window shown above is from Halalkalicoccus jeotgali B3 and carries:
- a CDS encoding histone deacetylase family protein — encoded protein: MRFGYSDTCLEHDTGGRHPETPDRLRAIKRGLTKKHGVEYVEGDPASVSAIEAVHDPEYVAEVEEFCASGGGNWDPDTVAVEETWDAALQSAGLAQWAAETALAGEQGRDTPFSIGRPPGHHALSDDAMGFCFFNNAAVAAQAAREEVDRVAIVDWDVHHGNGTQEIFEERSDVFYASLHEDGLYPGTGDAEEIGTGEGEGTTCNVSLPAGTDDGGYLYTVEEVLAPVIERFDPGLLVISAGFDAHRHDPISRMRVSTDGFGHLTIALREIADAADAPIAFVLEGGYGLDTLSEGVAMVHEVFDGHTPVENESGPDEDVEELVAELREHHGLGS
- a CDS encoding aminotransferase family protein, yielding MEPASATLAHWSSPDGDPPTIVEGEGCYVTDSEGTEHLDFIAQLYCVNAGHGNGRINAAIEEQLSKVAYVSSAKHNDTRDRLADELAEIAPGDLSNTFFSVSGSEANEAAVQIAREYTGAPKVLTRYQSYHGGTYGAGSLTGDPSTRAALEPYGGTATGKFLPPLPEAFDAEGEELAAKAADHLEYVIRNEGHETVGAVLMEPVAGTSGAYPAPPGYFERVREICDTYDVLLIADEVITGFGRCGEWFGIQTEGVEPDMLTFAKGVTSAYAPLAGVLVGPEIAASVREGGYDLGQTFGGHPLSCAAGLGALEVYRDGLLDNVRENAAYFESELGELEAHDAVADVRGRGFLWGVTFRDGDEPFVDPWVEPDVENPVEAVLEDAADRNVMLGSGRPSTQVICAPPLCAGREEIDAGVAALGAAIERVFG
- a CDS encoding histone family protein — protein: MSVELPFAPVDTIIRRNAGGLRVSAEATAELAELIQRRGASIAAGATDAADAEGRKTLMPADFGVEEVVDPDTLELPIAPVDRIARLDIDDRYRVSMDARIALAQLLEADADDVADGAVTLARHADRRTVKAEDIRTYVELVT
- a CDS encoding universal stress protein, translating into MAERILVPIDDSDRSTEAVEFAFDEHPEAAFVALHVHEPVYGEGFAWREREDATEDDDVEALFERLEGIAEKHGVSIETVTSEGKPSDEIIEYVESNPIDAIVMGSHGRSGASRVLLGSVAETVTRRSPVPVTVVR
- a CDS encoding sulfite exporter TauE/SafE family protein, whose protein sequence is MSPELAVLLAVIALFAGVGITAIGPGGVFVTVALFALAPLSTAEVAGTASATFVATGLLGSAVYFQSGEFAQGHAREMAIVLSATSVLGALAGSQLNLVLPERVFGYLLSVFVTTIGAVIVYREHVGLKPSNRLDSVPDRQRRVLIGGVGLGIGILGGLLGVGGPVVAVPVLVVLGVPMLVAVAVAQVQSVFISTFATAGYALSGAVSIPVAVLIGIPQLVGVLAGWKVAHLVDPHRLRIVLGAVLVTVGPLLLL
- a CDS encoding single-stranded DNA binding protein → MGAIEDVYSDLDTDVSLEEFEDAVEAKVEQMGGLADEETAAMLIAHELRDEEVTGISDIEPGMDEVKFLAKVTGVGELRTFERDEEDEDGMVINVEAADATGSVRLAFWDEQAKAIENEGMEQGTVLRVKGRPKEGYNGLEVSVTQAEEDPDAEVDVDIRDTYRIEDLSMGLSDVDLKGKVLATDGVRTFDRDDGSEGRVANLTLGDETGRIRITLWDERTEATEAFSAGESVEIVDGYVRERNGELELHVGNRGAIEGIEDEIEYVPETTAIEDLAIEDVADIGGVVRSADPKRTFDRDDGSEGQVRNVRIQDETGDIRVAMWGEKADIEMGPGDTVQFADVEIQDGWQDDIEASAGWRATVTVTDSGSSAPTAGGGDSDSAELSSFGDDGSAAGTAESAGSENASGSAESVDSETGPSAGDGDAETVEFTGTVVQPGDPAKLDDGTETVSVHTSEELSLGEEVTVRGPMREGRIDAEDVV